The DNA region CTCCAACCCCAGAATCTGTACTCTCTTCCCAAATGAGGGGGATTTCACACTTGATGACCTCGGTGGAAGGCAGACAGCTTCCTCCATTAGACAGAAAACCTTGCTTCCTAAATATTCCTGTAGGTAGAAAGAGTCTGAGGCTCCACCAGGCAGGTTACCACATGCTGGACTCTTCCTTAGGACATGGTGCCACAGAGAGACTGGAACTGCACTGAATGCCTTAGGCGCATGTGGCACACGGGGCAGGGGTGGCAGTGTGCCGTCCAGGTGTCAGGAGCAGCAGAGAGCAGGTCTACCACAGGGTCCATTGTCCAGCATCAGGGCTGACAGTGCTGTGAACAGTGATGTCTGTGCTCAGCTGCAGGGGAAGGGGTTCCTGTGTGGGACCAGACCCAGGTGGGATTGAGGATGCTGTTCCCTGCCGTGGCCTCAGGGCTGTTCAGTGGTTTTCcctgaaataaactcaaaaccatAAGTGTGCCTCTCTGTTCCATTTAGAAcaatttgaaatcttttttttcctcccagaacCACCTAAGAATACCATTCAGGGAAGTCTCAGAGAGCAAGGATTCAGAGACTTTTCCTTCTACTTTATTATGATTGATATACAATATTGAGTCAGTTTATGGTGTATAattgttgatttgatacatttctGTACTGCAAAATAATCACCACCATAGCTTTATCTGACAACTGAATAATGTCCCATATTTACCTCTTCTGCATGTGTGGAGAAAATttagatctagtctcttagcacCTCAGAGACTCTCTTTATGGTGAGCTGATAATCACTTCCTACATTTTCAGCCTGGCGATAGCACACGGCAGAAACAACATATAACTTGCACcaaatgttttgtcttttttccctcaggaaaaaaacatttaaatatctgtttaaagattttaaaatttaaaaaataaaaaactaaaaaaaaataaaaaaaaaaaatatgtgtttaagACCCCTCCCCACCTTAATCATTCTCTGATCTTTAATGTCAGTGGATCCCAGTGTGCTCAGGACTGCTTGTAGAGCTTTGTTACAAAATACTCAGGACTCTTCCCAGATCCACCGTCTGGAGTGTAGGGCTCAGAGTCCGGGAGTCTATTATGAAAGAGCCGTACAGGGAGGCTGGTGCACAGCCGGGTGGGAATCCAGATCTGTGCTCCTGCTATGAAATGTGGGATCTGAAGATCAGCACCAAGCATGTTATAAGTCTATTCCAGACCTTCTATCTCTAAGAGGAGTGCAGGTGAAGGACATTCCTTCATGTCCTTCAGGACCCCTTTCCATGTGCCATCTAGACGTCAGAATGGTGCTGTCTGCTCGGGTGTGTGGTCTGATCAGTTCCCATAGCGCAGGGGACTCAGGATTCAGTCCTCGTCCCTCTGCTTCTATAGCCAATTCTCCCCTCATCTGTGACCTCATCTGTTCTCAAGGCTTTGAGCATCATTTATATGGCATCACCTCTTCCATCTATTTCTCCAGTCAAGTCATCTCACCTAAACCCTAGACTAGTAAACCCAACTCAGCTGCCACTTCCCTAAACCAAATGCTGATGGCGATGCCTCCTCAAATATGCTCCTTCCAGAGTCCCCTCACTTCCACAGTAGGTGCCCCACATGCTTACTTGCAAATCTCATATTTTCAGGTCCTCTTCTCTAGGAAATGCTGTAAAATGCATTTTCAGAATAGATCAAGAATCCACTCACTCACCACTGTCTTCCCTGCTCACACCCCAGACAAGCAGCAGCCTCCCCAGCCTGGACCCTGCGCTGTTTCCCTCACGCTCCTCTGCGCCTCCCTCGCCCTTCACCTCCTGACTCTGCACAGCAGCCTGGCTGACGCTTCCAGAGAGCAGTCACACCAGGTCCTCCGCTGTTCATATCACCTCTAACATCCTGGAGGCCCACAGGATCTGGCCGGACATGGGCTCTCAGCACAATTCCTTTTCCTTCAGCCCCAGCTGCCTCCTTGCTCTCCCTTGAACACAGACACTCTCCTGCCCTCGTGCATTTGCcctggaggctcctctgtctggagaGAACCTCCCCTAGACCTCCTTGTGGACATTCCTTCATGTTCTCCACATCTTTACTCAAAGGTCACCTTTTCAGTGAGGCCTCTGTCCACCCCAGTAACACAGCCACAGTCCCTGTCCCCACACACTTATACCCTGGATCACCTTCCTCAGAGCACTTACCAACCTGTATGGGGAAACACTCCCTCACTTATTAGGCTCGTAGTACACACTCTGCCCCTTCCCCCTACAACACACCGCACATGGCGGACAAGGTTTGTCTGTTGTCAGTTCACTGAGCTCTCCTAGATGCAAAAAGAGTGTGTCATGTCTCCGTCACACAACAAATATCAGCTGAATGGTCAGTAAAGCACTTCCCTATTCCAGAGAGAGAGTCTTTATTAACATGACCTCAGGCCACATGCTGTCTCATGGCACTTACAGCACAACATCCATTAGCACTGACCTCAGTGCCACCTGTATTTTACTCACAAGGGTgatctcccttccctcccacaccgatcagcctgcacaccacacacaACGCTCCTTATCTCTTCAGAAAGGAAGATCCTTCACTTCCAGCTCCTATATTCAACCTGCTGTGATTTTATTAGACTCTGCTTTCTAAATCCATGAGTTGACATGGGACCCAACAGTAGCCTTAGAAGATGTCAGGGCAGAAGAGGGGGCAGActgcagagaagagagaaatccAGCAAGAATTAAGTCAAGATATGAAACTATTGGGTCCCTCCTCTTTGAAACTTCAATCACATGGTTCCtttcaaagatggagaaaagtTGGAAAGAAGATACCAGCAAAATCTCTAGGAGGGCAAGAGCTAGATGGCACTGCAATTTCTCTCTTGACACTGCTGAGATCCTGTGTGCATGGATCCCTTGACTTGTGGGGACAATGACAGGCAAAGTGACCCCTGCTGCTGTCAGAGATGGGGTCACCCGGAAAAGAATCAGACCAGGACTctacaaatgaaaaagaacagtCATGACACCAACAACAATAATAGCAATAACTAAAGAAGCAAAATATAAACACATTCAAAAATGACAGGAGCTAAGGATTGGACCAAGGCCTGATCCTAGGCTAACCGTTTAAGAAACGCACCCTGCCCATGGTGCTGGAGATACAACAAGGCCCAGGTGACTTCTCAGTCCATGATCACAGGTCCTTGGTGGGACAAGGATTTACTCTAGGGACAAGGACAACGGAATGGAGAAGAGGACCCGGTCCAGAAGGGACCATGGGCGATGCATGGGCAGTGCATGCATGCCCACCAAGTACTGATCACTGACTGGGCACAGGCCCTGTCCACACTCAGCCCCTCACGGCCTCCTCCTGTTCTCCTCAGCTGACTCAGCACAGCAAACTGGTGGATGGATCTGGAAGGTTCTCAGTGTTTCAGTTTATTTCCTCTTTCAAACTTTAGGAAACCTCACCTTTATTATCCAATGCCTCTTCATGGCATCAATTAGAAAAAACAAATTCATATATACAGATTTTATcttcaaaaaggaaataagacaTTATTACTCAGTGCATATGAAGCAAAGACAGCTTCACGTTATGCTAATAGTATAGACACCTTCAGATGCAGCTGCCAAAAGAGCAGTCCGGGGATCTGACATCACAAAGCGGGACCGGGCATCACTCAGTCCCCACAAGGCAGCTGTCTCACACTGTGAGAGAACAGAATCAGGAAGCAGTTCAGGTCGGTCATGCAAGGGCTGACATTCGCCATAGCCCCCCACATGCTCACATATCCCACTTAGAGACATGTCCCACCCAGTGTGTCCCCTCTGCCCCAACTCCTCTCCCAATCTACACTCTCCAGGGTCTCACCTTTAGGACCCGTGAGAAACACATCAGAGCCCTGGGCACTGTCACTGCCTGGAAGAGAACAAGACCAGGATGTGGTCAGAACCCACAGGAGAGAAACTAGAGAAGGCACTTTGAGGAGGGTGAGTCCCCCATGGCCTCCTGTCTGCACCCTCACAAGCGTCTCAGGAATCACCCCGTCCACACTTACTTGAAGCCTGGGTGTAGGTCTGTCCTTTTTCACCTGTGAGAAGAAAATATCACGTGAGAGGCCAGGGAGAGACTGAATCATGAGATCCTAGAGGAACCTCTAGTCCTGGACCCCAGGGAACTTTCTAGAACTGTGGTCAAAACTCATGCTAGGATCAGGAACGTAGAGAATGGAGAAGTGTAACGACTGGGCCACCTGTCCTTCTGGAGGTCTGTCCTCAGCAAGGACCTCCCTTCTGACCTTCAAGTGCTGGAAACCTGGTCCCCAACTGGaattaggaaggtgaaaaatttgtctttcattttcacacgttttagaaaaggaaaattttagcaTCGGCTCCAGACGCCACATGTGTGTGGAGGGTACTTTCCAGTAACCAGACAGGTAAACTTCTACGTGGGCTTGAAACCCCCAGTGAGACAAGAAAACTCagatctctccctctcttccctacCTGAGCGTTTCTTCCTCCAAATCACAGCTCCAGCCACCAAAGCCACCAAGAGGAGAACCAGGACAAGAATGATGCCCATGATGGGGACGGAGGGCTGAGGAGGttctgtggaggaaagggaatgggCCCAGACTTCAGGCTTCAGTCCTAATATTGCTGAACTGAGTCCTGAAGGGCTCCCGCTTTATCTGAGAGGAACCTCCATTCCTACCACTTCCTTACCCCATCTCAGGGTGAGGGGCTCCTGAAGCCCCTCGTGCTGCACATGGCACGTGTATCTCTGCTCCTCTCCAGAAGGCACCACCAGGGCCGCCCACTTCTGGAAGGTTCCATCCCCTGAAGGCCTGGTCTCCACAAGCTCCATGTCCTGGGTCTGGTCCTCCTCATTGCGCTGCCAGGTTAGTGAGATCTCCTCAGGGTAgaagcccagggcccagcacctCAGGGTGACCTCACGCTCAGAGACGGGGTGATGGGTCACACGTGCCTTTGGAGGGTCTGGGGAAGAATCAGAAAATTCAGTTTGTGTTACCTCCATGGGTCACTGAAGCAGCATCATGTGATCATCCTGAGAAAGGACAGACAGTGATTATTTcccccagctttactgaggtatactTCACAAATCTGTACACATTTAGTGTACTACATGTTGCTTTGATATATATGTACACTGTGAAGGTAAGTAATTTATTCATCAAATTGccttatgtgtgtgtctgtttgacAGGTGTGATGAGAATGATTAAGACcaatttttaagtatacaatacagGATtagtattaactatagtcaccaggcTGTACATCAGATCCCCAGACTTATTATGAActttttttaccctctgagctatgGAACATTTAGGAGCATGGTTTTGAAAAAAGCAGCACAAGAGCTAGATAACAGCCTCAAGTCAGAGATTAGGGATGATCTATATTAGTCCTTGGAAATTTCTAGAATGAGAGACTAGGATAGGAGCTCTAAAAATGTGAGGGGGAGAATACAGACTAAAGGTCCTGAGTCTAGTGGAGGCTGAATGACTCAGAAAAGCTGGAGTCAGGCCTCCTAAGATGCTCTCAGGGAGAGAACAGGCTTTAAGGGAGAAAGTCATGGATCACAAGATGGTGGCCAGGGTCAAAGGGCACCGCTGACCAGCTATTTCAGGGATGGTTTCCTGCGTTTTCCTTAAAGACACTGGATTCCTTGATTGTCCTTCAGAGAAGTGGGGCCACTGGTGACTGTCTTGTACAGAATATGAAAACCCGGGCGGATTTCCTCCCTCTCCTGACAAGAACCTGGGGCGCTGTTCCCGCAGGGACCCCAttttcctctcttcatgggaacCCAGCTCCAGCCCGAGGGGAGACCAGGGCGGCCCCGCGCCCCTCGTACCTGCGCGCTGCAGCGTGTCCTTCCCGGTCTCCAGGTGTCTGCGGAGCCACTCCACGCACGTGCCCTCCAGGGAGTTCCTGTGTCTCTCCGCCTCACCTGCCGCCTCCCACTTGCGTTTGGTGATCTGAGCCGCCGTGTCCGCCGCGGTCCAGGAGCGCAGGTCCTCGTTCAGGGCGATGTAATCTCTGCCGTCGTAGCCGTGCTGCATGAACCCGCGGAGAAAACGCCCGTCCGGCCCCACTTCGCAGCCGTACATCTCCTGGACGGTGTGAGACCCTGACCCGCCCAGACCACCGGCGGTGATTAAACCCAAACTGAAATGAAACCGGGTCAAGTCCCCGCGAGCTCCTCCCGGGTCGGGGGTCGGGCGGGTCCCGCAGTGTTGGGGTGACCCTCGGACCCGCAGACTCGGGCGACCCCGCCGGTCCCTGGGGATGGGGGCGAGACCCGGCCCCGGGCCCGCGTCGCTCACCGGCCTCGCTCTGGTTGTAGTAGCCGAGTGCGGTGTTCAGGTTCGCTCGGAAAGCCTGTGCGGCGTCCTTGGCTGATCGCGTCTCCTGATCCCAATACTCGGGCCCCTCCTGCTCCGCCCACCGCGCCCGCGGCTCCATCCTCGGATCCGGGGCGTCGCTGTCGAACCGCACGAACTGCGTGTCGTCCACGTAGCCGACGGCGATGAAGCGGGGCTCCCCGCGGCCGGGCCGGGACACGGCGGTGAGGAAATATCTCAGGGAGTGGGAGCCTGGGGGCGGAGAGGGGTGAGACCCGGCCCGACCTCCTCCCGGCGCGGGTCCCGGGTCCGAGGTGAGGGGgccgggagggaggagggggtggagggcCAGCGAGATGGAAGCGGTCGAAAACCTGTCCGAACTTCGAAAGGGGTAGAAAAGAGGGGTCGGGAAGCAAGAGAGGGACAGGCCGGGACCTGGGGAGGGGCGGGTCTGGACAGGGGCGTCGGGGTCGCTCGTTCCTTGGGGTCCTGCCCCCCAGACTCTCGGGAGATCCCCTCGCCCCTCCCCGCAGAGGCCGTTCCCTCCCGACCCCGCACTCACCCGCCAGGGTCTCGCTCAGGACCAGGACCCCCGAGAGCAGCAGGAGAAGCGTTCGCGGCCCCATGACGCTCATCCTCTGGATCTGGGGAGAAGCAGAGTCCGGGCGGGTCGGGGGAGACTTCATAACCGGGATCCGCGGAGAAGCTGATTGGTTTTTCTAGAAACCAGGCACCCAGTGGCAGTGAGAACTGGGGCCGCATCACGAGTGTCCGGGCAGAAGGGCTCCACACAGGCtgtgagagagaaagtgaaactcGAGGAGACGGGGAATCCCCAACATGGAGCGTCCCAGCCCCAGACACCGCCCTTGACCCTGAGATCCTGAACCGCTCGCCCTCCAGGAACCTGGGACTTAGCCCTAATCCCTCCTCTCCTGCTACGTAGAATGTTCAACTTACCGAATAATTGCACTCaattcacacgctagcaaaataatgctcaaaattctccaaaccaggcttcaacagaacctGAACCCTGAACTTTTcaatgttcaagctgaatttagaaaagtcgGAGGAGCCAGACATCcaagtggatcatggaaaaagcgaaagagaaaacatctatttctgctttattgactgccaaagccttttactgtgtggatcaaaaaaaaaaaaaaaaaaaacaaaaaaaagtggaaaattcttcaagagatgggaataccagaccacctcacctgccttctgagaaatctgtatgcaggtcaagaagctacagttataaccggacatggaacaacagactggttccaaactgggaactGAGTatgtcaagctgtatattgtcaccctgcttatgtaacttgcatgcagagtacatcatgtgaaatgctgggctggatgaggcacaagctggaatcaagattgtgaggagaaatatcaataacctcagatatgcagatgacaaccacccttatggcagaaagtgaagaagaactaaagagccccttcatgaaagaggagagtgaaaaagttggcttaaaactcaacattcagaaaactaagatcatggcatctcgtcccatcacttcatggcaaataaatgaggaaacaatggaaacagtggcagacgtTATTTTgcgggggctctaaaatcactgcagatggtgactgcagccatgaaattgaaagatgcttgttgcttggaagaaaacctatgaccaacctagacagcatattaaaaatcagagacattactttttcaacaaaggtctgtctattcaatgctgtgttttttccagtagtcaagtacggatgtgagagttggactataacgaaagctgggcgcagaagaattgatgcttttgaactgtgatgttggagaagagtcttgagagtcccttggactgcaaggagattcaaccaggaAATCggaaaggaaatcggtcctgaatattcattggaaggactgatgctgaagctgaagctcgaaatctttggccacctgatgggcaaactgactcactggagaagactctgacactgggcaacattgaaggcaggaggagaaggggatgacagaggttaagatggttggatgacatcaccgacttgatggacataagtctgagcaaactctaggagatagtgatggacagggaggcctggtgtcctgcagttcatggggtcacaaagagtccgacacgactgagtgattgaaccgAACTCCCCTCCCGCACCAAGAACTCTTTGtcccactgtctccctgagtcctAGCTCTCGGGCTGTTTGCGATTTTGATGAAAATATCTACACAATCTTACAAATTAGTGAGGACCTCAAGGATAGTATTATGTGACCACTTCTATGCATATTTTCCATACTATGAATAATAcactttaaagatttttgtttgtttgtttagaataatattaataaccCATGCTTTTAATATGAATAACTATTTCCCAAAATAAACAGGGTAGTCAGAAGCATAGAGCTTTTTACGTTTTTCCCAAGTATCTTTCTTGTCCCTTTCACTAGAAGACCACTGGATTTTCAGGTTTGTGTCTGCATTCAATCTGTCATTTTGATTGtaatctgtgaaagtgaaaaagccttcacatactgctgctgctgctgctaaatcgcttcagtcatgtctgactctgtgcgaccccatagacggcagcccactagacgcctctgtccctgggattctccaggcaagaatactggagtgggttgccattccttctccaatacataggagtagtattttttaataatcttttcaGATAATTGTGGATGTTCATCTTGGATACAAAAGTAAAACTATACAAATTGtagtttctcaaatattttttctgcagtGGACCTGAAACAATATCATTAAGTATTTTCTATtctgttacattaaaatccatAAGCCTATTTTGttcattgaacatcttttctacTAATACAAGATTTTTACAAAGTAATACATTGTTTCACTAAATTATACAGATCTTTCTGCTCATTCATTCTTTCGAGAACAGTTGTTTACCATGAAAGAGAGGGTAGTTCAGGTCTCAGTTTTTCCTTGGGCCACAGGACTTTGAAATGTAGTAGAAGTGCTCGATGTGTACTTTCTATGTCATCACagaagatacttttaaaatgtgtattttagaaTGATGATTAGGAAacaagcatttttatttattttatttttaaaagttattttattgaaggatatttgatttataatgttaatttctgcggtacagcaaagtgattcacttatacatgtgtatatatattctttttcatttttttaaattttggtttattAAGGACAGATAGAATTTTTAATGTGTCATTCTGGATGTTTTAAAGCAAACCTaattattagttttctttttttctgcaagAAATTTTGGTGAAAATAATTACTAGTTAAGTTTGCTACCATAGTCTCTGTTACTGCTAAATTATACATCAAAGCAAATGTCAACATACTGAGAAGTCAAATAATATCTGAGTGATGCTATGAAAGTAGCTTTCACCTCTGGGATCTCAGGAAATGGTCTCAGTGACGTCAAGGGTTCCACAGACCACACTCTGAGAACTGCTGCTCTGAATGAACCAGGGTGTCTCCCAACTGATCCCTGGCTTTGCCTCCTCTTCATTTTGGGAAATCCTTTTTCTTGAGCTGGACTCCCTGCCTCCCTAAACTTAACTGAGGACCCTGCACCTGGGCTCCTCTAGGAGAGAACTCTCCCCCTAGAAAGTGATGCCAGAGAGTGTCCTCAGTCTGGGAAGGGAGGTCGGGGAACAGGTGTTTCCCCTTTGGAACTGGGAACAGTTTGTACCTGAAGGTGCCAGACCCACTCATAACCTACTTTGATTTTGTTACACACCAGCTTAATATGTATTCATATCCCAGACAGAAATCTGATGTAGAgtctaagaaaaataatattggcCCTTTCAACTCACGTGGTCTAATGCACCTGACTTGAGGCCCACAAACCATGAAGAGCAGTCCATTCCGACAGAACATCCTGTGGTGAAAGAATTGTTCTATGTCTGTGCTGTCCGGTCAGGTAGCCAGTAGCTACATGAGGCTGTTTAGCACCTTAAAGTGTCTGTTGTGCTgagcacttttatttattttaatttgaacagCAATATGTGGCTACTAGCTAGCATATTGGTCAATGCATGTCTAGAATGTTGTTAATTAATCTCCTGTCTCTTTCCCCTAAAAGATACTGTGTGACTCATAGGTTGATgcacattaaaataatattgaagTCATGGATTTGTCTGTGCAGATCTTAGATATAGCTTTAAAATAAAGCATGCTCTGAAAGTTTCTTTAATGTGTATTTTAACAGATAGAGTGTTCAGACATTAGCCAAACCATGGTTTTATCACCTTAAGGTCGTAAGTGTTCAAAACTGCCCAGCACTAGATATAATCGTTGAGCTCTTGGTGTTTTCCTTAACTTGGTAAACATAAGGACACACAGAAGTCTGCATTTAGCCCAAGAGGAAGTGTTTATTGAACACAACAGATATTAATACTTTGTGGGACTTGCACATACTTGTAAAGTTGTGAAGCAGAAGATGCAGTATTAGAACCCACCACCTTACTACTTTTTCCTTACTGCTCCTGCTATACTTTCACCCCAAATTCCATCAGTTCTGTTTCCCTTCACCCTTGGACCCCTCTCTCCTAGACAAAAATATACACGAATTTTTTACACTTGTGGAAAGAAGAGTTTTATGACCCAAAGATGAAAGCATATAAACCATCAAAGGGTATAAATCTTTCCTATGTCAATCAGACACTCACAAGATACAAACATATACCACTATTCCATTGGAGACACATAAACATTTTCGGCAAACAGGTGACATGTCTCAATATTCTTCTGCCAAAGATCACCAGGAGCAAATCTGTAGGCAACCAAACTGGATTTATACTGGATACAGCGAGAGAGATTACACAGCTTCAGGGACGATAGTATCCTTGTAAGGTGTTAGAACATAGACAGCCAGGAGTCCCCAGACTCTGAGCTTGGATTGGTACCTGCTGTCAGATCAGTGCcaacattagattagaaataaagtgtacaaaaAATATACTGTGCTTGAATCAGCCTGAAACCATTCCTCCcacccctggtccatggaaaagttgtcttccatgaaatcagttcctggtgccaaaacATTGAGGACCGCTGATATAGAGGATGTGGGTTTTGATTTTGAGAAGCGTCTATGTGAGACTGGCTCACTGTAGATTGGGTGTTGTCAGGAAGTGGGTGCAATTACAGGACTGGGCACCTCAGTGAGCCTCTGCTACAGGGAGGGCAGACTAGAGCGAGGATACAGCTGTGACTGGCAGGAAGCAGTGGTCTCTGGGTCAGCACAAGGAG from Ovis canadensis isolate MfBH-ARS-UI-01 breed Bighorn chromosome 20, ARS-UI_OviCan_v2, whole genome shotgun sequence includes:
- the LOC138425561 gene encoding BOLA class I histocompatibility antigen, alpha chain BL3-7-like isoform X2, with product MKSPPTRPDSASPQIQRMSVMGPRTLLLLLSGVLVLSETLAGSHSLRYFLTAVSRPGRGEPRFIAVGYVDDTQFVRFDSDAPDPRMEPRARWAEQEGPEYWDQETRSAKDAAQAFRANLNTALGYYNQSEAGSHTVQEMYGCEVGPDGRFLRGFMQHGYDGRDYIALNEDLRSWTAADTAAQITKRKWEAAGEAERHRNSLEGTCVEWLRRHLETGKDTLQRADPPKARVTHHPVSEREVTLRCWALGFYPEEISLTWQRNEEDQTQDMELVETRPSGDGTFQKWAALVVPSGEEQRYTCHVQHEGLQEPLTLRWEPPQPSVPIMGIILVLVLLLVALVAGAVIWRKKRSGEKGQTYTQASSSDSAQGSDVFLTGPKGKTTEQP
- the LOC138425561 gene encoding BOLA class I histocompatibility antigen, alpha chain BL3-7-like isoform X1; amino-acid sequence: MKSPPTRPDSASPQIQRMSVMGPRTLLLLLSGVLVLSETLAGSHSLRYFLTAVSRPGRGEPRFIAVGYVDDTQFVRFDSDAPDPRMEPRARWAEQEGPEYWDQETRSAKDAAQAFRANLNTALGYYNQSEAGSHTVQEMYGCEVGPDGRFLRGFMQHGYDGRDYIALNEDLRSWTAADTAAQITKRKWEAAGEAERHRNSLEGTCVEWLRRHLETGKDTLQRADPPKARVTHHPVSEREVTLRCWALGFYPEEISLTWQRNEEDQTQDMELVETRPSGDGTFQKWAALVVPSGEEQRYTCHVQHEGLQEPLTLRWEPPQPSVPIMGIILVLVLLLVALVAGAVIWRKKRSGEKGQTYTQASSSDSAQGSDVFLTGPKESWSDSFPGDPISDSSRGHFACHCPHKSRDPCTQDLSSVKREIAVPSSSCPPRDFAGIFFPTFLHL
- the LOC138425561 gene encoding BOLA class I histocompatibility antigen, alpha chain BL3-7-like isoform X3, producing MKSPPTRPDSASPQIQRMSVMGPRTLLLLLSGVLVLSETLAGSHSLRYFLTAVSRPGRGEPRFIAVGYVDDTQFVRFDSDAPDPRMEPRARWAEQEGPEYWDQETRSAKDAAQAFRANLNTALGYYNQSEAGSHTVQEMYGCEVGPDGRFLRGFMQHGYDGRDYIALNEDLRSWTAADTAAQITKRKWEAAGEAERHRNSLEGTCVEWLRRHLETGKDTLQRADPPKARVTHHPVSEREVTLRCWALGFYPEEISLTWQRNEEDQTQDMELVETRPSGDGTFQKWAALVVPSGEEQRYTCHVQHEGLQEPLTLRWEPPQPSVPIMGIILVLVLLLVALVAGAVIWRKKRSGEKGQTYTQASSSDSAQGSDVFLTGPKV
- the LOC138425561 gene encoding BOLA class I histocompatibility antigen, alpha chain BL3-7-like isoform X4; its protein translation is MKSPPTRPDSASPQIQRMSVMGPRTLLLLLSGVLVLSETLAGSHSLRYFLTAVSRPGRGEPRFIAVGYVDDTQFVRFDSDAPDPRMEPRARWAEQEGPEYWDQETRSAKDAAQAFRANLNTALGYYNQSEAGSHTVQEMYGCEVGPDGRFLRGFMQHGYDGRDYIALNEDLRSWTAADTAAQITKRKWEAAGEAERHRNSLEGTCVEWLRRHLETGKDTLQRADPPKARVTHHPVSEREVTLRCWALGFYPEEISLTWQRNEEDQTQDMELVETRPSGDGTFQKWAALVVPSGEEQRYTCHVQHEGLQEPLTLRWEPPQPSVPIMGIILVLVLLLVALVAGAVIWRKKRSGEKGQTYTQASSSDSAQGSDVSLTVPKV